The segment CGCGTTCGCTGGCGGCGGCGGAGGGCTCCGTCATCCCGGCCAGCGTCTACGGCAAGCGCAAGACCGCTTTCCAGATGACCTTCGTGATCACGTTTCTTTCCCTCGTGGTGGCGCTGCGGCTCGCCGCGCTGGCGCCGCAGGCCGCGGCGTTGCTGCCCGGCGGGCTTGCGATGTACCGGGACGCGCTGGCGCCGCTTTCACTCGTGGCCATCGTTCTTATTGCCATGTATACCCTCTACTCGGGAGCGCAATTCGCTTGGCAGAACTGGAAAGCGCTCCGGCTCGACACCGCGGTATGAGCCCCACCGCGCCGTCGAAAGCCATCGTCAACCTGCGCCACTACGCGCACAATCTTGCCGTGGTGCGCAAGCTGGTGGGCGGCCGGGTCGGCATTGCCGCCATTGTGAAAGCCAATGGCTATGGCCACGGCATGCTCGCCATGGCCCGCAAGGCCGTTGAATCGCACGCGGCGATGCTGGGCGTCGCCACGATCGATGAAGGCATCCAACTGCGCAAGGCGGCGGTCACGGCGCCGATCCTGGTGTTGTTCCAGCCGTGCCGCGAAGCCCTCGGCGCCGCCGTGGCGCACCGGCTGACGCTCATGATCTGCGACGTGGAGACTGCGCGCGCCCTGGACGAAGTGGCGCTCAAGACGGGCAAGGTCATGCCGGTGCACTGCATGATAGACACGGGCATGGGCCGCCAAGGCTTCAGTCTGGAGTCGGCGCCGGACCAGCTTCAGTACATCACGCGCATCCCGCGCATTGACATCGCGGGCCTCGCCACGCATTTCCCCGTGGCCGACAAGGCAGATGACCCGTTCACGTTGAACCAGATCAAGGCGTTCAAGCAATTTCTCAAGCGCGCGGACAAGGCCGGCATCCCCTTCGAAAAGGCCCACGCCGCCAACAGCGCCGCCGTGCTCAACTATCCCGGCGCGCACTTCGACATGGTCCGGCCCGGACTCGTCACTTACGGGGTATGGCCTCTCGAAGGGCCTCCCCGGCCCGGCCTGCTTCTGCCCGTGCTGCGCTGGGAAACACGCGTCACGCAGGTGAAGACGCTGGAACCCGGCTCGAGCGTCAGCTACGGGCGCACCTACACCACCGCGGGCCGCATGCGCGCCGCCATTCTGCCCATCGGCTACGCCGACGGCTACAAGCACAGTCTCTCGAACAAGGCAGACGTGCTCATCCGCGGCACACGATGCCGCGTCCGCGGCGCGGTGTGCATGGACCAGACCGTCGTGGACGTCACCCACCTGCCCGATATTACCGAGGGCGACATCGTGACGGTCATCGGCCAGGACGGCGACGAGGTCATCAGCGCGGAAGAACTGGCGCGCCATGCCGGCACCATCCCTTATGACATCCTCACCGGCATCGGCAACCGCGTCCCCAGGGAATACATCGAGTAGCGTCTGCATTCCTTTCCTTCGGACCAGATGGACAACTGCGCGGCACGCCGCGTGAGACTTGAGGTTGCGGAATCAGCATGACGGAACCAAACAGCACAGGTGTCATCGTCGTGGACCATGGTTCCCGGCTTGAAGCCGCGAACGCCCTGCTGCACCGCGTGTGCCGCATGTACGCGGAGCGCACAGGCATGCCCATCGTGGAGCCCGCCCACATGGAACTCGCCGAGCCCACGGTCGGGCAGGCGTTTGCGCGCTGCGTCGAACGCGGCGCGAAAGAGATCGTCGTCCTGCCCTATTTCCTCTCCCCCGGACGCCACAGCATGAAGGACATCCCCCGTTTCGCCGCAGAGGCCGCCGCAGCGTTCCCGGGCGTCGCCTACCGCATCGCCGAGCCTCTCGGCCTCGACCCATGCATGGCGGACATCATGCACCGGCGCGTACGCGAGGCCTTGGAGCACTGAGCGGCGCGATTGGCCCCTATTTCCCGGCCTGGGCGCGTTCTTCGAGCATCTTCTCGAGTTCGGGCAGATGCTCCTGGACACGCTGGACCCCGATTTCGGCGCCGCGGCGGAGCAATTCGGGCATCACCTGGATGGTCTTCTGGCCCGTCTCGCTGCTGTAGAAAACAATGAGGTCCTGGAGTTCGGCCTCGGTGAAGGTCTGCACATACAGGTTCAGGATGTCTTCCTTCAGGGTTTCCCAGTTCATGTATTTGCGGAAGAACTCGAGGAGCAGCTCTCGGTAGGGCTTCAATTCGGGATTGCCCAGGATTTGCGCATCGACCATCTGTTCGTAGGATTGCTCGATGAGCCGGTCCATTTGGATCAGGGTTACGACCTGTTCCGCGGCGTCGCGGTGCGCGTCCACCGCGGCGATTACCGAAACGGAGCCGGCGCCCAGCGCGAAAAATGCCATGGTAACTATCAGTGTATTCTTCATGAGAGCTTTCCTCCGGCCCCCGCGCGGGATGCCGCGCGGCGCGCCCTGTTGTTGCGGAAGCGAGTATATCAGCCGCGGCCTGGCGCGGCGCAATGCCCCGACCGTGGTATACTGAAACCGTGGCACGGTCGTCTCGCCGGTGATGGAAGAACACGGTCCCCGCTTTCGCGGGAATGATGCCCATGCCACGGTGTGGAGAGAATCCCATGCGGCTGTTGACAATCCCCCTGCTGGCGGCGCTCCTTGCGGCGGGCTGCGGCGTCGAGGTGGTGACGGTCGCGGCTACACAGGCCGAGTTGCAGAAGCAGGCCGCGACCGCGGCAACCCGCCAGTTGGAGCACGCGGAGCGCGACACCGCCCAGGCGCGCATCCAGAACGCGATCATGACGTATCAGGCCGAGAACGGCGCGTACCCGCCGTCGCTCGAGGCGCTTGTGCCGGGCTATCTGCCCGCGATTCCACCGAAGCCGGACGGCACGCCTTACGGCTATGACCCGCGGACCGGCCGCGTGCTCGACCGGCCCATGACCGGCCCCAACCCCGCCGATTTGCAGAAGATTGAGGAAATCCGCGCGGCCATCCACCGTTACGGAACCGCGACGGGCTACTATCCGTCCACGCTGGACGCGCTCGTGCCGGCCTATTTGCCAACGCCTCCGCGCACCGCGGACGGACGCCCGTTCGTCTACAACAACCAGAACGGCTACGTCGGTCTGCCGGACGCGCCCGCTCCGGCAAGCGCGCCCGCCGCCGCGCGGCCCGCCGACGGCGCCGGGCCGATGGGCGAGGTCATGACGGGTATCGGGATGCAGCAGCAGTTGAACAGCGGCGGCACGGCGGCTGCCGGCGCCTCGGGCGCGCAGTCGCGGCGCGCGCTGGGCAACGCGATGTCCGGCTACAATCAGCAGGCGGAACAAGCCTTGGGCTGGGAAAATCAGTAGCGGCCCAGTGTACTCATCCTGATGTTCCGATAGTCTTCGCGGAGGAGAGCTTCGATGCAACGACGTCCCCAGAAGTGCGCCAGACAAAAAACCGAACCGCGCAAATGCCGCGGCTTTGAAAAAACGCTTTGGAAGCCGGGCACGATGCTCTACCCCGCGCCCGCGGTGCTTGTGACCAGCGTGGACAAGACCGGCGCGCCGAACGTGCTCACCGTGGCCTGGACCGGCACCATATGCAGCGAGCCGCCGATGCTCTCGATTTCGGTCCGGCCAGAGCGCTATTCACACGAGCTCATCGCGCAGTCCGGCGAATTCGTGGTCAATATCCCGTCGGTGCGCCAGGCGCGCGCCATTGATTACTGCGGCGTGGTCTCTGGCAGGACCACGGACAAGTTCAAGGCCATGCGGCTGACACCCGGCCCCGCCAAGACCGTGAAAGCGCCGCTGATACTCGAATGCCCGCTCCACATCGAGTGCAAGGTGCGCCGTTCGCTCAAGCTCGGCTCGCACACGATGTTTCTCGCCGAGGTAACAGCGGTGCAGGCGACCACTTCGCTGATCACGCCGTCGGGACGGCTCGCCCTCGAACGGGCGGGGCTTATCGCCTACGTCCACGGCGGCTACTACGCTCTGGAAAAGAGACTGGGGTTCTTCGGCTTCTCGGTCCAGAAAAAGGGCAAGCGCCGCGAATAACCGCGCAGGCCTACAGGCAGTCCTCGATGCGCCACGGCGCGCGATAGGCGCGGGACATGAGCGCAATCGCTTCGTCATCGGTGGGGATGGTCTCGTTTGCGGCGTCGAATTGGACGCTGCGGTTGAGGCGCGCCGCGATATTGCCCAGATGGCAAAGGATCGCCGATTTGTGGCCTTCGACGACAGGTGCGTTCGGCTGCTCCTGCCCGCGGATGGCCTTTGCGAAGTTCAGCGCATGACTCACGTCCAGCTCGCTGCCAATCTTCTTCTCCGGTTCGGCGCCCTCGGTACGGGGATGAATGGTCCAGCCGCTGCGGTCGATCAGCATCGATCCTTTGTCGCCGCTGATCTCGCAGCAGTTGCCCTTGCCGCCGCCGGGCAGGAACCGCGACCAATGCCGCAGTTCCCAGAGCAGCGTCAGGCCGGGGAACTGGTACAGCACGGTCTGGGTGTCGGGCCATTCCTTCGCGTCTTGAACGACGTACCTGCCGCCGTAGCCTGAGACGGACACGGGCAGGTCCAGGCCGAGCAGCCAGCGGATGACATCGAGCCAGTGCGCGCCCCAATTCCCCATGTCGCCGGTCCCAAAGTCGTACAGGAAGTGCCAGTTGTAATGGAGCAGTTCGCGGTTGTACGGGCGCATGGGGCCGGGGCCGATCCACATCTCATAATCGAGACCGGCGGGCGGTTCGGAATCGGGGATGATTGGGACTTCGTGCCGCTCGGTGATGTACGAGCCGCGCGCGAACGCCACCTTGCCCAGTCCGCCCGATGCGATGAATTCCCGCGCCGCCGCGAAATGGCGTCCGCTGCGCTGTTGCGTCCCCACTTGCACCACAAGGTCCGGGTGCTTGGCCTGCGCGGCGACCATGGCCTTCCCGTCGGCGATGTTGTGCGACGCGGGTTTCTCAACGTACACGTGTTTGCCCGCATCGAGGGACATAGCCGTCATAAGTGCGTGCCAGTGGTCCGGCGCCGCAACGACGATCGCGTCAATCCCCGGGTCTTCCAACAGCCGCCGGAAGTCCTTCTCGCCTCGCGGCGCGGGATCGGCCTTGCCTTCGAGCGCCTTCATGCCCTCGGCGAGCATGGCGTCATCGCAGTCGCACAGCGCGGCAATCGTAAACTGGCGCGCGCGCAACATGGATTCCGCGACCTGGGGCCCGCGGTTGCGGCAGCCTATGATACCCACGCGGATGCGTTCATTCGCGGCGGGGGGGGCGCCGAATGCGGAGGCAGTCGCAAGCAATGCGGCAGTCTTCATGAATGTGCGTCGTGACAGTCCGGCCATGACAAGTACTCTCCTTCTTACTCGCGCCGGCAAAGGCCGACGGAACCCTTCGACAGGATACCACGCACTGCCTCAGGACGCCATTTCCCGGGATGTCAAGACTGGTTAGAAATACCGGGGTTCTTGACTCGTTAGAAATGTCAGGCCATTTCCCGGCAACTCTCCGGGATTTAAAAACATCCGTGCGGTGATGTATACTTGACGCGTCATGCGCCAATTGCGCAATTGGGGAATTGTTGGAAAGACGGCCCCAAAGCGGAGGGAAGAGGTAATGAGTGCCTATTCGCACGCGGCGGCCCCGGCGTTGGGATTGTGGAAAGGTCTGGGGTACCTGCTTCTTGCGATTGCGTTCGGGATTGCGGTCATTCTGCTGGGGAAATTGGCGATCGTCGGCGTTGTGGGGCTGGTCTTCTTCATCCTCTTCATCTATTTTCCGGTACTGGGTCTGTACGCAACGACGGCGCTGCTGTTGCTCTCCGGTTCGCAAGGCATTGTAGGCGTGGTGGAAGGCGGCGCGCTGGCGGTGACTCTGGCGCGGCTGTGCGGAACGGCGGCGCTGGGCGCGTGGCTGGTGAATCTGCTCATCCGCAAGATTCGCTTTGAGTTCAATTGGCCGGTCATCTGGCTGAGCGCGTTCTGCGCTTGGGCATTGCTTTGCACCCTGGTCTCGCCCGAGCGCGCGCAGGTTGTGCCCGAATGGATTCGCCTCGTGACGTTGCTCGGGTTCTTCTTCCTCGCCGTCAATACGCTCAATTCAACGCGCAACCTGCACTACTTCCTTGTGCTCATCATGGTGTGCGGACTGCTCATGTCTTTGGCCGCGGTGTCGCAATACTTCGTGCCGCAACTTGCGGTGGCGGGCGCGGAACCGTGGCGCGCGGTGACGGAAGACGTGGCGTACATCGACCAGGAGTCGCTGAGCGGCGCCCCGGCTCTCCGGGTGAGCGGCCGTGCGGGCCACTCGAACTGGCTCGCCTTGGTGATCCTGCTGATTCTGCCGCTGAACAGTTATTGGTATGCCATTGCGAAGAGCAACAAGCTCAAGGCGCTGATCCTGTTCACGGTGGCGATCGAAGTCGTCACGCTGGTGCTCACCTTCACGCGCACGGGCCTCATAATCGGCGTCGTGCTGGCGTTCCTGCTGCTGCTCAAGCGGCTGGTGCGGGTTACTTCGCTGCGTATCTTTGCCGTCTTGGGCCTGATTGTGTTCGGCTGGATTGTCCTGCCCCAGCCCTATAAAGAGCGCGTGTTCAGCCCGCAGCAATACACCCGCAGCACTTCGGTACAGAGCCGCCTCGACATGCAGGAAGCCGCGTTGCGTTATTTCGCGCAGAACCCGCTTTTCGGCTATGGGTCGGGCGGGTTTGGAACGCAGTTCATCCATGAGCGCAACCAGAGCGCCGCGTTGATGCGCATGTATGTCAAGTACGCGGGCTGGCAGCCGGTCTTTATCGGCACGCACAATATGTACCTGCAACTGCTGGCGGA is part of the Candidatus Hydrogenedentota bacterium genome and harbors:
- a CDS encoding O-antigen ligase family protein, with protein sequence MSAYSHAAAPALGLWKGLGYLLLAIAFGIAVILLGKLAIVGVVGLVFFILFIYFPVLGLYATTALLLLSGSQGIVGVVEGGALAVTLARLCGTAALGAWLVNLLIRKIRFEFNWPVIWLSAFCAWALLCTLVSPERAQVVPEWIRLVTLLGFFFLAVNTLNSTRNLHYFLVLIMVCGLLMSLAAVSQYFVPQLAVAGAEPWRAVTEDVAYIDQESLSGAPALRVSGRAGHSNWLALVILLILPLNSYWYAIAKSNKLKALILFTVAIEVVTLVLTFTRTGLIIGVVLAFLLLLKRLVRVTSLRIFAVLGLIVFGWIVLPQPYKERVFSPQQYTRSTSVQSRLDMQEAALRYFAQNPLFGYGSGGFGTQFIHERNQSAALMRMYVKYAGWQPVFIGTHNMYLQLLADTGFVGFCLFMAFLTLLLRQLYLKEKRCIAEGDAQGAAMASALFVSLVAFVLCAVFLHGLSQKIWWMIAAAAVVLCLYNMSFKEGLLPKWGWSTEAHRGR
- the alr gene encoding alanine racemase, with product MSPTAPSKAIVNLRHYAHNLAVVRKLVGGRVGIAAIVKANGYGHGMLAMARKAVESHAAMLGVATIDEGIQLRKAAVTAPILVLFQPCREALGAAVAHRLTLMICDVETARALDEVALKTGKVMPVHCMIDTGMGRQGFSLESAPDQLQYITRIPRIDIAGLATHFPVADKADDPFTLNQIKAFKQFLKRADKAGIPFEKAHAANSAAVLNYPGAHFDMVRPGLVTYGVWPLEGPPRPGLLLPVLRWETRVTQVKTLEPGSSVSYGRTYTTAGRMRAAILPIGYADGYKHSLSNKADVLIRGTRCRVRGAVCMDQTVVDVTHLPDITEGDIVTVIGQDGDEVISAEELARHAGTIPYDILTGIGNRVPREYIE
- a CDS encoding flavin reductase family protein; amino-acid sequence: MQRRPQKCARQKTEPRKCRGFEKTLWKPGTMLYPAPAVLVTSVDKTGAPNVLTVAWTGTICSEPPMLSISVRPERYSHELIAQSGEFVVNIPSVRQARAIDYCGVVSGRTTDKFKAMRLTPGPAKTVKAPLILECPLHIECKVRRSLKLGSHTMFLAEVTAVQATTSLITPSGRLALERAGLIAYVHGGYYALEKRLGFFGFSVQKKGKRRE
- a CDS encoding Gfo/Idh/MocA family oxidoreductase yields the protein MAGLSRRTFMKTAALLATASAFGAPPAANERIRVGIIGCRNRGPQVAESMLRARQFTIAALCDCDDAMLAEGMKALEGKADPAPRGEKDFRRLLEDPGIDAIVVAAPDHWHALMTAMSLDAGKHVYVEKPASHNIADGKAMVAAQAKHPDLVVQVGTQQRSGRHFAAAREFIASGGLGKVAFARGSYITERHEVPIIPDSEPPAGLDYEMWIGPGPMRPYNRELLHYNWHFLYDFGTGDMGNWGAHWLDVIRWLLGLDLPVSVSGYGGRYVVQDAKEWPDTQTVLYQFPGLTLLWELRHWSRFLPGGGKGNCCEISGDKGSMLIDRSGWTIHPRTEGAEPEKKIGSELDVSHALNFAKAIRGQEQPNAPVVEGHKSAILCHLGNIAARLNRSVQFDAANETIPTDDEAIALMSRAYRAPWRIEDCL
- a CDS encoding DUF2059 domain-containing protein; amino-acid sequence: MKNTLIVTMAFFALGAGSVSVIAAVDAHRDAAEQVVTLIQMDRLIEQSYEQMVDAQILGNPELKPYRELLLEFFRKYMNWETLKEDILNLYVQTFTEAELQDLIVFYSSETGQKTIQVMPELLRRGAEIGVQRVQEHLPELEKMLEERAQAGK
- a CDS encoding cobalamin biosynthesis protein CbiX — encoded protein: MTEPNSTGVIVVDHGSRLEAANALLHRVCRMYAERTGMPIVEPAHMELAEPTVGQAFARCVERGAKEIVVLPYFLSPGRHSMKDIPRFAAEAAAAFPGVAYRIAEPLGLDPCMADIMHRRVREALEH